The proteins below are encoded in one region of Bacteroides uniformis:
- a CDS encoding FtsW/RodA/SpoVE family cell cycle protein, with amino-acid sequence MDLLKSIFKGDKVIWIIFLFLCLISITEVFSAASTLTYKSGDHWGPITQHSILLMVGAVIVVLVHNIPYKWFQVFPVFLLPISIGLLAFVMLMGFITGDRVNGAARWMTFMGIQFQPSEIAKMAVVIVTAFILSKGQDEDGASPKAFKRIMIITCIVCGLILPENYSTGMLLFGTVYLMMFIGRVSARKLLILGGGIVAFVTVFVAFLLATPDKTLENIPMGHRFTTVKSRIADFTNKEEVPAAKFDIDGDGQVAHARIAVATSNVVGKGPGNSVQRDFLSQAFSDFIYAIIIEELGLVGGIVVVFLYVCLLVRVGRIAKKCDRTFPAFLITGIALLLVTQALFNMMVAVGLAPVTGQPLPLISKGGTSTFINCAYIGMILSVSRYTAKLEEQRMHDAQVPMLIDAGNAEHPEQPADSEAQTAAEPTAKVLNSDAEFE; translated from the coding sequence TTGGATTTATTAAAGAGCATATTCAAAGGCGATAAAGTGATTTGGATTATTTTCCTTTTCCTTTGCCTCATCTCCATCACAGAGGTATTCAGTGCTGCCAGTACGCTGACCTACAAGAGTGGCGACCACTGGGGACCGATTACGCAGCACAGCATCCTCCTGATGGTAGGCGCCGTCATTGTAGTACTGGTACACAACATCCCCTATAAATGGTTTCAGGTGTTCCCGGTATTCCTGCTTCCGATATCCATCGGACTGCTGGCTTTTGTGATGCTGATGGGATTCATTACCGGCGACCGCGTAAACGGCGCAGCCCGCTGGATGACCTTCATGGGCATTCAGTTCCAGCCGTCGGAAATAGCGAAGATGGCCGTTGTCATCGTTACCGCCTTTATCCTCTCGAAAGGGCAGGATGAAGACGGTGCAAGTCCGAAAGCCTTTAAGCGCATCATGATTATTACCTGCATTGTCTGTGGCCTTATCCTGCCAGAAAACTACTCGACGGGAATGCTGCTCTTCGGAACGGTCTACCTGATGATGTTCATCGGACGGGTATCTGCCAGGAAACTGCTGATACTGGGAGGAGGAATTGTGGCATTCGTAACAGTCTTTGTCGCCTTCCTGCTGGCCACGCCAGACAAGACATTGGAAAATATACCGATGGGGCACCGCTTCACCACTGTAAAATCCCGTATTGCAGACTTTACCAACAAGGAGGAAGTTCCTGCCGCCAAATTCGACATCGACGGCGACGGGCAAGTGGCACATGCCCGTATTGCCGTAGCTACGAGCAACGTTGTAGGCAAGGGTCCGGGAAACTCCGTACAGCGTGACTTTCTGAGCCAGGCATTCTCCGATTTCATCTATGCCATCATCATCGAGGAACTGGGACTGGTAGGCGGAATAGTCGTTGTGTTCCTTTATGTCTGCCTATTGGTGCGAGTGGGCCGTATCGCCAAAAAATGCGACCGCACTTTCCCCGCTTTCCTCATTACCGGAATAGCCTTGCTGCTCGTCACGCAGGCGCTGTTCAACATGATGGTTGCCGTAGGTCTGGCACCCGTCACGGGACAACCGCTTCCACTCATCAGCAAGGGTGGTACATCCACTTTCATCAACTGTGCCTACATCGGCATGATACTGAGTGTCAGCCGCTATACAGCCAAGCTGGAGGAACAGCGGATGCATGATGCGCAAGTGCCGATGCTGATAGATGCCGGAAATGCCGAGCACCCGGAACAACCTGCCGACAGCGAAGCACAGACAGCCGCTGAGCCGACAGCAAAGGTACTGAACAGTGATGCGGAGTTTGAATAA
- the murG gene encoding undecaprenyldiphospho-muramoylpentapeptide beta-N-acetylglucosaminyltransferase — MSKEANNYTTKSNSTPLPTGKGVRLIISGGGTGGHIFPAISIANAIKELCPDAEILFVGAEGRMEMQRVPDAGYRIIGLPVAGFDRKHLWKNFSVLLKLIRSQWKARSIIKEFRPQVAVGVGGYASGPTLKMAGMMGIPTLIQEQNSYAGVTNKLLAQKACKICVAYEGMEKFFPAEKIIMTGNPVRQNLLGHSILHADAVKYFGLNPEKKTILILGGSLGARTINQTLTAGLDIIRTHPDVQFIWQTGKIYIDQVREAITATTGEAVRNPHISAIPNLYVTDFIKDMANAYAAADLVISRAGAGSISEFCLLHKPVILVPSPNVAEDHQTKNALALVDKDAAIYVKDVEAKEKLLPVALETIANPEKLQDLSKNIAKLALPDSATIIAKEVLKSLSPCPSPVGRGE, encoded by the coding sequence ATGAGTAAAGAGGCGAACAACTATACAACCAAAAGTAACTCTACCCCTCTCCCTACGGGGAAGGGGGTGAGGCTTATCATCAGCGGCGGCGGTACCGGAGGACATATCTTTCCGGCCATCTCCATCGCTAACGCCATAAAAGAGTTGTGTCCCGACGCGGAGATTCTCTTCGTAGGTGCCGAAGGAAGAATGGAAATGCAGCGTGTTCCAGATGCCGGTTACCGGATTATAGGTTTACCCGTTGCCGGATTCGACCGCAAACATCTGTGGAAGAACTTCTCCGTACTGCTGAAACTGATACGAAGCCAGTGGAAAGCACGGAGCATCATCAAGGAGTTCCGCCCGCAAGTAGCCGTCGGTGTAGGTGGCTATGCCAGTGGTCCTACGCTGAAAATGGCGGGCATGATGGGTATTCCCACGCTGATACAGGAACAGAATTCCTACGCCGGTGTCACCAACAAGCTGCTGGCACAGAAGGCATGCAAGATTTGCGTGGCCTACGAAGGCATGGAAAAGTTCTTCCCGGCAGAAAAGATAATCATGACAGGTAATCCGGTGCGCCAGAACCTGCTCGGACATTCCATCCTGCACGCAGACGCCGTAAAGTACTTCGGATTGAACCCGGAAAAGAAGACTATCCTCATTCTGGGCGGTAGTCTTGGAGCGCGTACCATCAACCAGACACTGACCGCCGGCCTGGATATCATTCGTACCCACCCCGACGTACAGTTTATCTGGCAGACTGGCAAGATATACATTGACCAAGTCAGAGAAGCCATTACAGCCACTACGGGAGAAGCCGTACGTAACCCGCATATCAGTGCCATTCCGAATCTGTATGTGACGGACTTCATTAAGGATATGGCAAACGCCTATGCCGCTGCCGATCTGGTGATTTCACGTGCCGGAGCCGGTTCCATCTCCGAGTTCTGCCTGCTGCACAAGCCGGTCATCCTGGTTCCCTCACCCAATGTGGCCGAAGACCATCAGACCAAGAATGCGCTGGCGCTGGTGGATAAGGATGCAGCTATCTATGTGAAGGATGTGGAAGCGAAAGAGAAGCTGCTGCCGGTGGCGTTGGAGACAATCGCTAACCCCGAGAAGCTGCAAGACTTGAGCAAGAATATCGCCAAGCTAGCGTTGCCGGACTCGGCGACAATTATTGCGAAGGAGGTATTGAAGAGCCTCTCCCCTTGTCCCTCCCCCGTAGGGAGGGGGGAATAG
- the murC gene encoding UDP-N-acetylmuramate--L-alanine ligase translates to MNKNISNSNSSPLPTGEGQGVRLEAIRSVYFVGAGGIGMSALIRYFLSKGKTVAGYDRTSSELTERLITEGAQIHYEEDINLIPEECKDKASTLVVYTPAVPQEHAELTYFRENGFDIHKRSQVLGIITRSSKGLCVAGTHGKTTTSTMAAHLLHQSHVGCTAFLGGISKNYGTNLLLSATSPYTVIEADEFDRSFHWLSPWMSVITATDPDHLDIYGTKEAYLESFRHYTTLIQPGGALILHKGLEMQADVQPGVTTYTYSRNEGDFHAENIRIGNGEIFIDFVAPDTRINDIQLGVPVSINIENGVAAMALAHLSGATDEEIKQGMASFRGVDRRFDFKLKNDRIVFLSDYAHHPAEIAQSVKSVRELYQDKKITVIFQPHLYTRTRDFYRDFADSLSLSDEVILTEIYPAREQPIPGVTSQLIYDNLRPGIEKCICRKEDVLSLLAQKHTEVLVVLGAGDLDNYAPQITQLLSEKYHG, encoded by the coding sequence ATGAATAAAAATATAAGCAATAGTAACTCATCTCCCCTCCCTACGGGGGAGGGGCAGGGGGTGAGGCTTGAAGCCATTCGCTCCGTTTATTTCGTCGGTGCCGGCGGCATCGGCATGAGCGCTCTGATACGCTATTTCCTCTCTAAAGGAAAGACAGTAGCGGGCTACGACCGTACGTCGAGCGAACTGACAGAACGTCTGATTACGGAAGGAGCACAGATACACTACGAAGAGGATATCAACCTTATTCCGGAGGAGTGCAAAGACAAGGCAAGCACGCTCGTGGTCTATACCCCCGCCGTGCCGCAAGAGCATGCAGAACTGACCTATTTCCGTGAAAACGGTTTCGACATACATAAGCGCTCCCAAGTATTGGGCATCATCACCCGCAGCAGTAAAGGTCTGTGCGTGGCAGGTACGCATGGCAAGACTACCACCAGCACCATGGCTGCCCACCTGCTGCACCAGTCACACGTGGGCTGCACCGCCTTCCTCGGAGGCATTTCGAAGAACTACGGTACGAATCTGCTGCTTTCCGCCACCAGCCCTTATACCGTTATCGAAGCGGATGAGTTCGACCGCTCCTTCCACTGGCTATCGCCCTGGATGAGTGTCATTACTGCCACCGACCCCGACCACCTGGATATATACGGCACCAAAGAAGCCTATCTCGAAAGCTTCCGCCACTACACCACGCTTATCCAGCCGGGCGGCGCCTTGATTCTGCACAAAGGACTGGAAATGCAAGCCGACGTACAACCGGGCGTCACCACCTATACCTACTCGCGCAACGAAGGCGACTTCCATGCCGAGAATATCCGCATCGGAAACGGTGAAATCTTCATCGACTTCGTGGCGCCTGACACCCGCATCAACGATATTCAGTTGGGTGTTCCCGTCAGCATCAACATCGAGAATGGTGTTGCCGCCATGGCACTCGCCCATCTCAGCGGTGCCACCGACGAAGAAATCAAGCAAGGCATGGCAAGCTTCCGCGGAGTGGACCGCCGTTTCGACTTCAAGCTGAAGAATGACCGGATTGTATTTCTCAGCGACTATGCCCACCATCCGGCGGAAATAGCCCAAAGCGTGAAGTCCGTCCGCGAGTTGTACCAAGACAAGAAGATAACCGTCATCTTCCAGCCCCACTTGTACACCCGTACTCGCGACTTCTACCGTGACTTTGCAGACAGCCTTTCCCTATCCGACGAGGTGATTCTGACAGAGATATACCCTGCCCGCGAGCAACCGATTCCCGGCGTGACGAGTCAGCTGATTTATGACAACCTCCGCCCCGGCATCGAGAAATGCATCTGTAGGAAAGAAGACGTCCTCAGCCTCCTCGCCCAAAAGCACACCGAAGTATTGGTAGTGCTGGGAGCCGGAGACCTGGACAACTATGCGCCCCAAATCACCCAACTATTATCAGAAAAATATCATGGTTAA
- a CDS encoding cell division protein FtsQ/DivIB, translating to MVKRILLSIVLLLVIAYLVVAVTAFNRKPTSQVCQDVELVIKDTVYAGFITKKEVATLLEKKGISPIGKDLERVRTKTLERELAKHPLIDQVECYKTPSGKLCIEVTQRTPILRVMSANGENYYLDNKGTVMPPDAKCVAHLAVVTGNVEKSFAMRDLYKFGVFLQKNSFWNAQIEQIHVLPGKNIELVPRVGDHLIYLGKIAGFEKKLKRVKAFYERGLNQVGWNKYSRISVEFDNQIICTKRE from the coding sequence ATGGTTAAAAGGATTCTACTTTCTATCGTTCTGTTGCTTGTCATTGCTTACCTGGTAGTGGCTGTCACAGCTTTCAACCGCAAGCCCACCTCGCAGGTGTGCCAAGACGTGGAACTGGTGATAAAAGACACGGTATATGCCGGCTTCATCACGAAGAAGGAAGTAGCTACCCTGCTGGAAAAGAAAGGCATCAGCCCCATTGGGAAAGACCTGGAACGCGTGCGTACCAAGACCTTGGAGCGCGAACTTGCCAAGCATCCCCTCATCGACCAGGTGGAGTGCTACAAAACCCCGAGCGGCAAGCTCTGCATCGAAGTGACCCAGCGCACCCCCATCCTGCGCGTGATGAGCGCCAACGGCGAAAACTACTATCTGGACAACAAAGGTACCGTGATGCCCCCCGATGCAAAGTGCGTTGCACACCTCGCCGTTGTAACCGGAAATGTAGAAAAGTCGTTTGCCATGAGGGATTTATATAAGTTTGGTGTATTTTTGCAAAAGAATTCTTTTTGGAATGCACAGATAGAGCAAATTCACGTATTGCCCGGCAAGAACATCGAGTTAGTGCCCCGTGTCGGCGACCATCTTATCTATTTAGGCAAGATTGCCGGATTCGAGAAGAAGCTGAAACGTGTAAAGGCATTCTACGAAAGAGGATTGAACCAGGTGGGTTGGAACAAATACTCCCGTATCAGCGTTGAATTTGATAATCAAATCATCTGCACAAAGAGAGAGTAG
- the ftsA gene encoding cell division protein FtsA, producing MATTDFIAAIELSSSKISGIAGKKSSDGSIQVLAYAREDASPFIHKGAIYNIDKAAQALTSIINKLEGQLNNSIAKVYVGIGGQSLRTVRNAVSRTLEEESIISQELVDEICDENRDVPLVDMSVLDVAPQEYKIDNTLHVEPVGVAGRYITGQFLNIVARASLKKNLEHSFEQAKVEIADDLLVAPTALAKAVLTENEMRSGCALVDFGADTTTVLVYKNNILRYLSVLPLGGNNITHDITSLQMEEEDAEKLKLQYGDALYEEEEDAETPAVCTSEDGRTFELALLNNIIGARAEEILANVWNQLQLSGYEDKLFSGVVFTGGGANLKNLEKAFHRVSKIEKVKTAKFVQTTVHTRSDEPKKDGMHNTLLGLLAAGNENCCLQEVKPVQQPASNVPPKPVDIFVDDEALKEQEAAARAAKAQRKKEEKERKERERKERELREKEEKKKKKKEGPSWFEKTFNKLSNEIFSDDDMK from the coding sequence ATGGCAACAACAGATTTCATCGCCGCTATCGAGTTGAGTTCTTCCAAGATTTCCGGTATCGCAGGAAAGAAGAGCAGTGACGGAAGTATCCAGGTGTTGGCTTATGCACGCGAAGATGCATCCCCGTTTATACACAAAGGGGCCATCTACAACATTGACAAGGCCGCACAAGCGCTGACTTCCATCATCAACAAGCTGGAAGGCCAGTTGAACAACTCCATCGCCAAAGTATATGTAGGCATCGGCGGACAATCATTGCGCACGGTGAGGAATGCGGTAAGCCGTACGCTGGAGGAAGAGAGCATCATTTCGCAAGAACTGGTAGACGAGATTTGCGACGAGAACCGTGATGTACCCTTGGTAGACATGAGTGTGCTGGATGTAGCCCCGCAAGAATACAAGATAGACAACACGCTGCATGTGGAGCCCGTAGGAGTTGCCGGAAGATACATCACCGGGCAGTTCCTCAACATCGTGGCGCGTGCCTCGCTGAAGAAGAACCTCGAACACAGCTTCGAGCAAGCCAAAGTGGAAATTGCCGACGACCTGCTCGTGGCTCCCACTGCGTTGGCCAAAGCCGTGCTGACCGAAAACGAGATGCGTTCAGGCTGTGCACTGGTGGACTTCGGTGCCGACACCACCACCGTGCTGGTCTATAAGAACAATATCCTGCGCTACCTCAGCGTACTGCCGCTGGGTGGAAACAACATTACCCACGACATCACTTCCCTGCAAATGGAAGAGGAAGATGCCGAGAAGCTGAAACTGCAATACGGTGATGCCCTCTACGAGGAGGAAGAAGACGCCGAGACCCCTGCCGTATGCACGTCGGAAGACGGCCGTACCTTCGAACTGGCCCTGCTGAACAATATTATCGGAGCACGTGCAGAAGAAATTCTTGCCAACGTATGGAACCAGTTGCAACTTTCCGGCTACGAGGACAAACTTTTCTCCGGTGTTGTATTCACCGGTGGAGGAGCCAATCTGAAGAATCTTGAGAAAGCCTTCCATAGAGTAAGCAAGATTGAAAAGGTAAAGACCGCCAAGTTCGTACAGACCACCGTCCACACACGCAGCGACGAGCCCAAGAAGGACGGCATGCACAACACACTGCTGGGCCTGCTGGCTGCCGGCAACGAGAATTGCTGCCTGCAAGAGGTGAAGCCGGTGCAGCAGCCTGCCTCCAATGTTCCTCCCAAACCGGTCGACATATTCGTTGACGACGAAGCGCTGAAAGAGCAGGAAGCCGCCGCACGCGCCGCCAAGGCACAGCGCAAGAAGGAAGAGAAAGAACGCAAGGAGCGTGAGCGCAAAGAAAGGGAACTGCGCGAAAAGGAAGAAAAGAAGAAGAAAAAGAAAGAAGGCCCCAGCTGGTTCGAAAAGACTTTCAACAAGCTTTCCAACGAAATCTTCTCGGACGACGATATGAAGTAA
- the ftsZ gene encoding cell division protein FtsZ has protein sequence MEDIVQFDFPTDSPKIIKVIGVGGGGGNAVNHMYREGIHDVTFVLCNTDNQALKDSPVPVKLQLGKEGLGAGNRPARARKAAEESIEDIKNMLNDGTKMVFITAGMGGGTGTGAAPIIAQTAKEMDILTIGIVTIPFRWEGDKKIDQALDGVEEISKHVDALLVINNEKLSEIYSELSVDDAFDKADDTLSVAAKSIAEIITLHGKVNLDFNDVKTVLKDGGVAIMSTGYGEGDNRVSEAIKNAQHSPLLNNNDIFNSKKVLLNISYSAQYKLMMSEMDEVKEFMNRFSRDFETKFGMAIDDKLEQKVKITLLATGFGIQDIHMKEMDDRITQRTAEEQQRLAELEEEEEQRRNRREVYYGKDANARSQRSRRRHIYLFNPEDMDNADIISMVENSPTYLRDKSTLNSIKMKAEQEGQLATEAAQEAEGGAGGVITF, from the coding sequence ATGGAAGATATAGTACAATTCGATTTCCCGACCGATTCACCGAAAATCATTAAAGTAATCGGTGTAGGTGGAGGTGGCGGCAATGCCGTGAACCATATGTACCGGGAAGGTATACACGACGTGACGTTCGTACTGTGCAACACAGACAACCAAGCGTTGAAGGACTCTCCCGTGCCCGTGAAGTTACAGCTTGGAAAAGAAGGCCTGGGAGCCGGAAACCGCCCTGCCCGTGCCCGCAAGGCAGCAGAAGAGAGCATCGAAGACATCAAGAATATGCTGAACGACGGCACCAAGATGGTATTCATCACTGCCGGAATGGGCGGTGGTACCGGTACGGGTGCCGCACCCATCATTGCACAAACCGCCAAGGAAATGGACATCCTGACCATCGGCATCGTCACCATCCCTTTCCGCTGGGAGGGCGACAAGAAGATAGACCAGGCACTGGATGGCGTAGAGGAAATCAGCAAGCACGTAGATGCCCTGCTGGTCATCAACAATGAAAAGCTGAGCGAGATATACAGCGAGCTATCCGTAGACGACGCGTTTGACAAGGCCGACGACACCCTTTCGGTAGCCGCCAAGAGTATTGCCGAAATCATCACCCTGCATGGAAAGGTGAACCTCGACTTCAACGACGTGAAAACAGTGCTGAAGGACGGCGGCGTAGCCATCATGAGTACCGGCTACGGCGAAGGTGACAACCGTGTCAGCGAAGCCATCAAGAACGCGCAGCACTCGCCGTTGCTGAACAACAACGACATCTTCAACTCCAAGAAAGTACTCCTCAACATCTCTTACAGTGCACAATACAAGCTGATGATGAGCGAGATGGACGAGGTGAAGGAGTTCATGAACCGTTTCAGCCGCGACTTCGAAACCAAATTCGGTATGGCCATTGACGACAAGCTGGAACAGAAAGTGAAAATCACCCTGCTTGCCACCGGTTTCGGTATCCAGGACATCCACATGAAGGAGATGGACGACCGCATCACCCAGCGTACCGCCGAAGAACAGCAACGCCTTGCCGAGCTGGAGGAGGAAGAGGAACAGAGACGAAACCGCCGCGAAGTGTACTATGGCAAGGATGCCAATGCCCGTTCCCAGCGCAGCCGCCGTCGCCATATCTATCTCTTCAATCCCGAAGACATGGACAACGCCGACATCATCAGCATGGTAGAGAATTCTCCGACCTATCTGCGTGACAAAAGCACGCTGAACAGCATCAAGATGAAGGCAGAGCAGGAAGGGCAGCTCGCCACCGAAGCCGCGCAAGAGGCAGAAGGCGGTGCAGGGGGAGTCATCACCTTCTGA
- a CDS encoding GatB/YqeY domain-containing protein, producing the protein MDLFEKVSEDIKTAMKAKDKVALETLRNVKKVFLEAKTAPGANDTLSDADALKIIQKLTKQGKDAAEIYVQQGRQDLADDELAQVKVLETYLPKQMSAEELEAALKEIIAEVGATSGKDMGKVMGVASKKLAGLAEGRAISAKVKELLG; encoded by the coding sequence ATGGATTTATTTGAAAAAGTCAGCGAAGACATTAAAACAGCCATGAAAGCCAAAGACAAAGTGGCTCTCGAAACATTGAGAAACGTAAAGAAAGTATTCCTTGAAGCCAAAACCGCTCCCGGAGCCAACGATACCCTGAGCGATGCAGATGCTTTGAAGATTATCCAAAAACTGACCAAGCAAGGCAAAGACGCCGCTGAAATCTATGTACAGCAAGGTCGCCAGGACTTGGCAGACGATGAGCTGGCACAAGTAAAGGTGCTTGAAACCTATCTGCCCAAGCAGATGAGCGCCGAAGAACTGGAGGCAGCCTTGAAGGAAATCATAGCCGAAGTCGGCGCCACCAGCGGCAAGGACATGGGCAAGGTGATGGGTGTAGCCAGCAAGAAACTTGCCGGACTTGCCGAAGGCCGCGCCATCTCAGCCAAAGTAAAAGAGTTGCTGGGATAA
- the recO gene encoding DNA repair protein RecO translates to MLQKTLGIVLHTLKYKDTSLIADIYTEVAGRASFMVSIPRSRKAAVKPVLFQPLALVELEADFRPNATIYKVKEAKSLYPFATLPYDPYKSAIALFLSEFLYRAVREEAENRPLFAYLYHSVIWLDECREGFANFHLVFLMRLSRFLGLYPNLEDYHAGDYFDLQNACFTPLRPQLHSNYIAPEEAARLTQLMRMNYETMHLFTMNRLERTRCLNIVNEYYRLHLPDFPVLKSLEVLKELFD, encoded by the coding sequence ATGTTACAGAAAACACTGGGAATTGTGCTGCATACCTTGAAATATAAGGATACATCTCTCATTGCAGACATCTATACGGAGGTGGCTGGCAGGGCTTCCTTCATGGTGTCCATACCCCGTTCGCGCAAGGCGGCGGTGAAGCCGGTACTCTTCCAGCCGCTGGCATTGGTGGAACTTGAAGCCGATTTCCGTCCTAATGCCACTATATATAAGGTGAAGGAGGCGAAGTCTCTTTATCCTTTCGCCACGCTTCCCTACGATCCCTACAAATCTGCCATCGCTTTGTTTCTTTCGGAATTCCTTTATCGCGCCGTCCGGGAGGAGGCAGAGAACCGTCCGCTGTTTGCTTATCTGTATCATTCCGTCATCTGGCTGGATGAATGCAGGGAGGGGTTTGCCAATTTCCATCTGGTCTTCCTGATGCGCCTTTCCCGTTTTCTCGGTTTGTATCCCAACCTGGAGGATTATCATGCCGGAGATTACTTCGATTTGCAGAATGCTTGTTTCACTCCCTTGCGTCCGCAGCTCCATTCCAATTACATCGCTCCCGAGGAGGCGGCCCGCCTGACACAGCTGATGCGCATGAATTATGAAACGATGCATCTTTTCACCATGAACCGGTTGGAGCGTACCCGCTGCCTGAACATTGTGAATGAATATTATCGTCTGCATCTGCCGGATTTCCCGGTATTGAAATCACTTGAGGTATTGAAGGAGCTTTTTGATTGA
- the rpsT gene encoding 30S ribosomal protein S20 — MANHKSSLKRIRQEETRRLHNRYYGKTMRNAVRKLRATTDKAAATAMYPGITKLLDKLAKTNVIHKNKANNLKSKLAIYINKLA, encoded by the coding sequence ATGGCAAATCATAAATCATCACTGAAGAGAATCAGACAAGAAGAAACAAGAAGACTTCACAACAGATATTATGGCAAGACCATGAGAAACGCTGTTCGTAAGCTTCGTGCTACTACAGACAAGGCTGCAGCAACAGCAATGTATCCGGGTATCACAAAACTGTTGGATAAATTGGCTAAGACTAATGTAATCCACAAGAACAAGGCTAACAACCTGAAGTCAAAATTGGCTATCTATATCAACAAGCTGGCTTAA